One part of the Vitis riparia cultivar Riparia Gloire de Montpellier isolate 1030 chromosome 6, EGFV_Vit.rip_1.0, whole genome shotgun sequence genome encodes these proteins:
- the LOC117916798 gene encoding abscisic acid 8'-hydroxylase 2 isoform X2 → MHYFFFSPLSASFLFFLLLLLLLLLGTVVVFFSLLPFRFLQWRHHQHKRLPLPPGSMGWPYIGETLKLYTENPNSFFSNRQKRHGDVFKTSILGCPCVMVSSPEAVKVVLVTRAHLFKPTYPSSKERMIGPEAIFFHEGPYHSRLKKLVQASFLPSAIRGSVSAIEQIVLKFLPTWNNGVVNTLQEMKKYTFDVAILSAFGHKLDLEMEGIKHLYRSLEKGYNSMPINLPGTPFRRAMKARKLLNETFRRLIAKRRGSSKQGGGLLGILLAAKDQHLNHLSDSQIADNIIGVIFAAHDTTASALTWLLKYLHDNRDLLEAVTREQEGIKASISESNRGLTWDDTRRMPLTGRVIQETLRTASILSFTFREAVEDVEFEGYYIPKGWKVLPLFRSIHYCADFFPQPEKFDPSRFEVPPKPNTFLPFGNGVHACPGSELAKLEMFVLLHHLTTSYRWKVVGGEDGIQYVPFPVPQRGLPIEVTPRKAKAE, encoded by the exons ATGCACTACTTCTTCTTCTCTCCTTTGTCggcttcttttcttttctttcttcttcttcttctccttcttcttctgggaACAGTTGTTGTATTCTTTTCTCTGTTGCCCTTTCGGTTTCTCCAATGGCGCCATCACCAACACAAACGTCTGCCACTGCCACCTGGTTCAATGGGCTGGCCTTATATCGGGGAGACGCTCAAGCTCTATACTGAGAACCCAAATTCCTTTTTCTCCAACAGGCAAAAACG ACATGGAGATGTTTTCAAGACCAGCATACTGGGATGTCCTTGTGTGATGGTTTCAAGCCCGGAAGCTGTTAAGGTTGTGCTAGTGACTCGAGCTCATCTCTTTAAGCCAACCTATCCATCAAGCAAAGAGAGAATGATAGGGCCAGAGGCTATCTTCTTTCATGAAGGGCCCTATCATTCAAGGCTCAAGAAATTGGTCCAGGCCTCTTTTCTCCCCTCTGCAATTAGAGGATCGGTCTCAGCCATAGAGCAgattgttctcaaatttcttccTACCTGGAACAACGGTGTCGTTAACACTCTGCAAGAGATGaaaaaa TATACTTTTGATGTGGCCATCCTTTCGGCATTCGGGCACAAACTCGACTTAGAGATGGAGGGAATCAAACATCTGTATCGGAGTCTTGAGAAGGGCTATAATTCCATGCCTATAAATCTTCCAGGAACTCCCTTCCGCAGAGCCATGAAG GCGAGGAAGCTTCTCAACGAGACTTTCAGAAGATTGATAGCAAAGAGAAGGGGAAGTAGTAAACAAGGAGGTGGATTGCTGGGAATTCTTCTGGCAGCTAAGGACCAGCATCTGAATCACCTGAGCGATTCTCAAATTGCTGATAACATCATCGGAGTCATCTTTGCTGCTCATGATACCACTGCAAGTGCTCTCACATGGCTTCTCAAGTACCTACATGATAATCGAGATCTCCTCGAAGCCGTTACC AGGGAACAAGAAGGCATTAAAGCCAGCATATCAGAATCAAATCGAGGCCTTACGTGGGATGATACTCGGCGCATGCCGCTGACCGGCCGG GTGATTCAGGAGACTTTAAGAACGGCAAGCATTCTCTCCTTCACATTCAGAGAAGCAGTCGAAGACGTAGAATTTGAAGGGTACTACATCCCCAAAGGCTGGAAGGTTCTTCCACTATTCAGAAGCATCCATTACTGTGCTGATTTCTTCCCTCAACCCGAAAAGTTTGACCCTTCGAGATTCGAG GTGCCACCAAAACCCAACACGTTCTTGCCATTTGGGAATGGCGTGCATGCCTGTCCAGGCAGTGAGCTAGCCAAGCTTGAGATGTTCGTCCTCCTCCACCACCTCACCACCTCCTACAG GTGGAAGGTGGTGGGAGGTGAAGATGGCATACAATACGTCCCATTTCCGGTGCCGCAGCGCGGCCTGCCAATAGAGGTGACCCCAAGAAAAGCAAAAGCAGAATAA
- the LOC117916798 gene encoding abscisic acid 8'-hydroxylase 2 isoform X1, with product MHYFFFSPLSASFLFFLLLLLLLLLGTVVVFFSLLPFRFLQWRHHQHKRLPLPPGSMGWPYIGETLKLYTENPNSFFSNRQKRHGDVFKTSILGCPCVMVSSPEAVKVVLVTRAHLFKPTYPSSKERMIGPEAIFFHEGPYHSRLKKLVQASFLPSAIRGSVSAIEQIVLKFLPTWNNGVVNTLQEMKKYTFDVAILSAFGHKLDLEMEGIKHLYRSLEKGYNSMPINLPGTPFRRAMKARKLLNETFRRLIAKRRGSSKQGGGLLGILLAAKDQHLNHLSDSQIADNIIGVIFAAHDTTASALTWLLKYLHDNRDLLEAVTTILQREQEGIKASISESNRGLTWDDTRRMPLTGRVIQETLRTASILSFTFREAVEDVEFEGYYIPKGWKVLPLFRSIHYCADFFPQPEKFDPSRFEVPPKPNTFLPFGNGVHACPGSELAKLEMFVLLHHLTTSYRWKVVGGEDGIQYVPFPVPQRGLPIEVTPRKAKAE from the exons ATGCACTACTTCTTCTTCTCTCCTTTGTCggcttcttttcttttctttcttcttcttcttctccttcttcttctgggaACAGTTGTTGTATTCTTTTCTCTGTTGCCCTTTCGGTTTCTCCAATGGCGCCATCACCAACACAAACGTCTGCCACTGCCACCTGGTTCAATGGGCTGGCCTTATATCGGGGAGACGCTCAAGCTCTATACTGAGAACCCAAATTCCTTTTTCTCCAACAGGCAAAAACG ACATGGAGATGTTTTCAAGACCAGCATACTGGGATGTCCTTGTGTGATGGTTTCAAGCCCGGAAGCTGTTAAGGTTGTGCTAGTGACTCGAGCTCATCTCTTTAAGCCAACCTATCCATCAAGCAAAGAGAGAATGATAGGGCCAGAGGCTATCTTCTTTCATGAAGGGCCCTATCATTCAAGGCTCAAGAAATTGGTCCAGGCCTCTTTTCTCCCCTCTGCAATTAGAGGATCGGTCTCAGCCATAGAGCAgattgttctcaaatttcttccTACCTGGAACAACGGTGTCGTTAACACTCTGCAAGAGATGaaaaaa TATACTTTTGATGTGGCCATCCTTTCGGCATTCGGGCACAAACTCGACTTAGAGATGGAGGGAATCAAACATCTGTATCGGAGTCTTGAGAAGGGCTATAATTCCATGCCTATAAATCTTCCAGGAACTCCCTTCCGCAGAGCCATGAAG GCGAGGAAGCTTCTCAACGAGACTTTCAGAAGATTGATAGCAAAGAGAAGGGGAAGTAGTAAACAAGGAGGTGGATTGCTGGGAATTCTTCTGGCAGCTAAGGACCAGCATCTGAATCACCTGAGCGATTCTCAAATTGCTGATAACATCATCGGAGTCATCTTTGCTGCTCATGATACCACTGCAAGTGCTCTCACATGGCTTCTCAAGTACCTACATGATAATCGAGATCTCCTCGAAGCCGTTACC ACTATATTGCAGAGGGAACAAGAAGGCATTAAAGCCAGCATATCAGAATCAAATCGAGGCCTTACGTGGGATGATACTCGGCGCATGCCGCTGACCGGCCGG GTGATTCAGGAGACTTTAAGAACGGCAAGCATTCTCTCCTTCACATTCAGAGAAGCAGTCGAAGACGTAGAATTTGAAGGGTACTACATCCCCAAAGGCTGGAAGGTTCTTCCACTATTCAGAAGCATCCATTACTGTGCTGATTTCTTCCCTCAACCCGAAAAGTTTGACCCTTCGAGATTCGAG GTGCCACCAAAACCCAACACGTTCTTGCCATTTGGGAATGGCGTGCATGCCTGTCCAGGCAGTGAGCTAGCCAAGCTTGAGATGTTCGTCCTCCTCCACCACCTCACCACCTCCTACAG GTGGAAGGTGGTGGGAGGTGAAGATGGCATACAATACGTCCCATTTCCGGTGCCGCAGCGCGGCCTGCCAATAGAGGTGACCCCAAGAAAAGCAAAAGCAGAATAA
- the LOC117916799 gene encoding uncharacterized protein LOC117916799 produces MEATSVFLNSRINPFGFAVANTFKPSFRPFNKHLQVQLHVNNSNLKTIKPPSKCFFRACPLSLSPEIRRTHLLCPPKCSYSNSTSSESQNPVLKPLKNLSFDSLKATLSQLTPIDICKWSGILCVSIAATKRTVNLLLNPFFWMYFSWTWLFWPWFLAVGVAVYGLYCLRRHLCGEAHVFEQIAIVTSVFTWLTLVPPAHFNGFLEGWPFVFFFVYHYFFFFNVSVRKRLYGDYFLRPHDPKWDVSPPNWHRLLFCIGVMVGHWLAAYEGPELHLIPGGWNNLWVWALIMVTLFMQYHSTLYLAKYSEKVVVPTAVVQFGPYRWVRHPIYASTMLLFVSYCLALRAPISSLFVIAVCLMYYEQKVKLEEASMVETFGENYMEYANKVKYKFIPFVY; encoded by the coding sequence ATGGAGGCCACGTCGGTGTTCCTCAACTCGAGAATAAATCCATTTGGTTTTGCTGTCGCAAACACCTTCAAGCCCTCTTTCAGACCTTTTAACAAACACTTACAAGTCCAGCTACATGTCAACAATTCGAACCTCAAAACCATCAAACCCCCTTCGAAATGCTTTTTCCGTGCGTGCCCATTGTCATTATCGCCAGAAATAAGGAGAACCCATTTGTTGTGTCCTCCCAAATGCTCCTATTCCAACTCTACCAGCTCAGAATCTCAGAACCCAGTTTTAAAACCCCTCAAAAACCTCTCATTTGATTCATTGAAAGCGACCCTTTCTCAATTGACCCCGATTGATATATGTAAATGGTCTGGGATATTATGCGTGTCCATTGCAGCCACTAAACGGACTGTGAATTTGCTGTTGAACCCTTTCTTTTGGATGTACTTCAGCTGGACTTGGTTGTTCTGGCCATGGTTTTTGGCTGTTGGGGTTGCGGTTTATGGCTTGTATTGCCTTCGCAGGCATTTGTGCGGTGAAGCTCATGTGTTTGAACAAATTGCTATTGTTACTTCGGTTTTTACTTGGCTCACCCTTGTCCCACCTGCCCATTTCAATGGCTTCCTTGAAGGATGGCCTTTTGTGTTCTTTTTTGtgtatcattatttcttttttttcaatgtaagTGTTAGGAAGCGCCTCTATGGGGACTACTTCCTTCGGCCGCATGATCCCAAATGGGATGTGAGCCCACCCAATTGGCATCGCCTTTTGTTCTGCATTGGAGTTATGGTTGGGCATTGGCTGGCAGCATATGAAGGGCCAGAGTTGCACCTCATTCCAGGTGGTTGGAACAATTTGTGGGTGTGGGCATTGATAATGGTAACTCTGTTTATGCAGTACCACTCAACATTATATCTTGCAAAGTACTCAGAAAAAGTGGTGGTGCCTACTGCAGTTGTGCAGTTTGGGCCTTACCGATGGGTCCGTCATCCAATATATGCATCTACAATGCTTCTGTTTGTGAGTTACTGTCTTGCACTCCGGGCACCCATCAGCTCCCTGTTTGTCATCGCTGTTTGCTTGATGTATTATGAGCAGAAAGTAAAATTGGAGGAAGCCTCGATGGTGGAGACCTTTGGGGAGAACTATATGGAGTATGCAAATAAAGTTAAGTACAAGTTCATCCCTTTTGTTTATTAG
- the LOC117916260 gene encoding ATP-dependent zinc metalloprotease FTSH 10, mitochondrial-like, with protein MILSRLGRSLSRSSAAKSRNVLSGGNVGRSAFLNEALSRAPHYSTDLGQLDGGLGFLRGYLTSIGASRGFVGKSYLSDLNFVLANPRIRRFLSSEAPKKKNYENFYPKNKKETPKGEEQKSESKEDSNTDDQGNFQETFMKQLQNVLTPLLVIGLFLSSFSFGPHEQKQISFQEFKNKLLEPGLVDHIVVSNKSVAKVYVRGSPLNQASDDVVQGPINGSPARGNAQYKFFFNIGSVESFEEKLEEAQEVLGIDPHNYVPVTYVSEMVWYQELMRFAPTLALLGALWYMGRRMQSGLGVGGTGGRGGRGIFNIGKAHITKVDKNAKNKVFFKDVAGCDEAKQEIMEFVHFLKNPKKYEELGAKIPKGALLVGPPGTGKTLLAKATAGESAVPFLSISGSDFMEMFVGVGPSRVRNLFQEARQCAPSIIFIDEIDAIGRARGRGGFSGSNDERESTLNQLLVEMDGFGTTAGVVVLAGTNRPDILDKALLRPGRFDRQITIDKPDIKGRDQIFKIYLKKIKLDREPSYYSQRLAALTPGFAGADIANVCNEAALIAARNEGTQVTMDHFEAAIDRIIGGLEKKNKVISQLERRTVAYHESGHAVAGWFLEHAEPLLKVTIVPRGTAALGFAQYVPNENLLMTKEQLFDMTCMTLGGRAAEQVLIGRISTGAQNDLEKVTKMTYAQVAVYGFSDKVGLLSFPQREDGFEMTKPYSSKTGAIIDTEVREWVGKAYERTLQLIEEHKEQVAQIAELLLEKEVLHQDDLTRVLGERPFKSLEPSNYDRFKQGFEEENDKSGITQDSSRTEPENGAPPLEPEVVPA; from the exons ATGATCTTGTCGAGGCTTGGCCGCTCTCTGTCACGATCCTCTGCTGCAAAA TCACGGAACGTGTTATCTGGTGGTAATGTTGGAAGATCGGCGTTTTTGAACGAAGCCCTTTCCAGGGCACCGCATTACAGTACCGACCTGGGTCAACTGGATGgtggtttagggtttttgaggGGATATTTAACTTCCATTGGAGCGAGCAGAGGGTTCGTCGGGAAGTCGTATTTATCTGATTTGAATTTTGTTCTTGCGAACCCGAGAATCCGAAGGTTTTTATCGAGTGAAGCCCCTAAGAAGAAGA ATTATGagaatttttatccaaaaaataagaaggaaaccCCAAAAGGGGAAGAGCAGAAGTCAGAGTCAAAAG AGGATTCAAACACAGATGATCAAGGAAATTTTCAGGAAACTTTCATGAAGCAGCTTCAAAATGTCCTAACTCCTTTGTTGGTGATTGGGCTGTTTCTTTCATCCTTCTCTTTTGGTCCACATGAACAGAAGCAG ATTAGTTTCCAAGAGTTTAAAAACAAGCTTCTGGAACCAGGTTTGGTGGACCACATAGTTGTTTCTAATAAATCAGTTGCAAAGGTGTATGTAAGGGGCTCACCGCTCAATCAAGCAAGTGATGATGTTGTCCAAGGGCCAATTAATGGAAGCCCTGCAAGAGGAAATGCTCagtataaattctttttcaatattGGTAGTGTCGAATCTTTTGAGGAAAAGTTGGAAGAAGCTCAAGAAGTATTAGGGATCGACCCTCACAACTATGTTCCTGTTACATATGTCTCTGAAATGGTCTGGTACCAAGAATTGATGAGATTTGCACCCACACTTGCGCTTTTGGGGGCCCTCTGGTACATGGGGCGGCGGATGCAAAGTGGATTAGGTGTTGGTGGTACGGGTGGAAGGGGCGGTCGTGGAATATTCAACATAGGAAAAGCCCATATTACGAAAGTGGATAAGAATGCTAAGAATAAG GTCTTTTTCAAAGATGTTGCTGGATGTGATGAAGCAAAGCAAGAAATCATGGAATTTGTGCACTTCCTCAAGAATCCTAAAAAATATGAAGAGTTGGGAGCAAAAATTCCAAAAGGTGCTCTTTTGGTGGGCCCTCCAGGCACGGGGAAGACCCTTCTAGCAAAAGCAACTGCAGGAGAATCTGCCGTGCCTTTCTTATCCATATCTGGTTCAGATTTTATGGAGATGTTTGTTGGTGTTGGACCATCCAGGGTGAGAAACTTGTTTCAGGAAGCAAGGCAGTGTGCACCTAGTATAATATTTattgatgagattgatgcaATTGGTCGAGCAAGAGGACGTGGAGGCTTCTCAGGTTCCAATGATGAGCGTGAAAGTACTCTTAATCAGTTGCTTGTAGAGATGGATGGATTTGGAACCACTGCTGGAGTAGTTGTGCTTGCTGGCACTAATCGACCTGATATTTTAGACAAAGCTCTGTTGAGGCCTGGTAGATTTGATCGCCAAATTACTATTGATAAACCTGATATTAAAGGACGTGATCAGATATTTAAGATCTACCTGAAAAAGATCAAACTTGATCGCGAGCCGTCATATTACTCTCAAAGGCTTGCGGCCCTCACTCCTGGATTTGCAGGAGCAGACATTGCAAATGTTTGTAATGAAGCTGCTTTAATCGCTGCAAGGAATGAAGGAACACAGGTCACAATGGATCATTTTGAGGCAGCTATAGATAGGATAATTGGTGGTCTGGAGAAGAAGAATAAG GTGATAAGCCAGCTGGAAAGACGGACTGTTGCTTACCATGAATCAGGTCATGCTGTTGCTGGTTGGTTCTTGGAACATGCGGAACCCTTGTTGAAAGTGACTATTGTTCCTCGTGGTACAGCAGCACTTGGTTTTGCCCAGTATGTTCCTAATGAAAACCTTCTCATGACCAAGGAGCAGCTTTTTGACATGACATGTATGACCCTTGGTGGTCGAGCAGCTGAACAG GTTTTGATTGGTAGAATATCGACAGGAGCCCAAAATGATCTGGAGAAGGTAACAAAGATGACATATGCTCAGGTCGCAGTCTATGGTTTTAGTGACAAGGTGGGCCTCCTCTCTTTCCCTCAACGGGAAGATGGATTTGAGATGACCAAGCCCTACAGCAGCAAGACTGGGGCAATCATTGACACGGAAGTGCGAGAATGGGTTGGTAAGGCTTATGAACGCACTCTTCAGCTGATAGAGGAGCACAAAGAACAAGTAGCTCAGATTGCTGAGCTGTTACTTGAAAAGGAAGTTCTTCACCAAGATGACTTGACCAGAGTTTTGGGAGAGAGACCATTCAAATCACTTGAACCCTCAAACTATGACAGATTTAAGCAAGGGTTTGAAGAGGAAAATGATAAGAGTGGGATAACTCAAGACAGCAGCAGAACTGAGCCAGAGAATGGTGCACCACCTCTGGAACCAGAGGTCGTCCCCGCATGA